From the Ammoniphilus sp. CFH 90114 genome, the window AAATCTTTAGTATTAGGTTTGCTGGCAGTTCCTGGTTTTGCTTCTGCTTCGAATGCTTTACCTTTAAGCGATATTGCTAGCAATCCAAACAAAGATGCGATCTTGAAGTTGAACTATGCTGGAGTTGTTAAAGGCTATACGGATGGAACGTTTAAACCAAATAAGGAAGTATCCCGTGCTGAGTTTGCAACAATGGCTGTATTAGCTCTTGGTTATACCGAAGAGCAAGTCAAAATGTTCGAAGGACCAACGAAGTTTAAAGATCTTCCAGACAATCACTGGGCCAACGGATTTATTAATTTGGCTGTTTCCAAGGGAATCATTAAAGGTTATCCAGACGGAACATTCCAGCCAAACAATACAGTAAAAGTGGCTGAAGCTTTAACCGTTTTCGTTAACGGATTGGATATCGAGGTTCCAGCAAGCACTACGGGATTATGGTACCATCCTTTCCTTCTTGAAGCGAACAAGGTAGGCATGTATGATTCAACTGAAGTTCCTACGGCTTCTGCTAACCGTGAGGTGATTGCTAAATTTGCAAGCAAGTTTATGGAAACACCTGTTTATGCAAACGGTGCTTATTATGATAAAGATGGGAACAATGACGGTACAAATAAAAAATTAGCTGTAATAAAAGGCGTAGTTTCTTCTTTTAACGTTCAGAGTAAAGAAATGAAACTAGTCGGTCAAGAAAACACTTTCGTTTTCGCTGACAATGTTCAGGTATATGGTACTGTAGTGGAAGGTGCTGAAGTAGAGTACTTAACTAAAGAAGGAAAAGTTTCATTTGTCATCGTCAAGACCTCTCAAGCCAACATTGTAGAAGGAATTATTAAGAGCGGATTGGATTTCACGACGGCTGTTGGTGATGAAGACAAATTTCAAGCTTCTGTGAATGGTGAGGATATGGTCCTTGTTGTGGAAAATGGTGTATCCGTAACAAATGCACATATTGGCCAGAAGTTTATTGCGGTAAAGGATAAGGAAGGAAAAGTGACTTCGATCTCTTTTGCTGCGAATGAAGCTGTTGGACTTGTAGAAAAGATTTCTGTTGTTACAGGAACGAATGCGAAGAAAGAAATCACTTTGAATGAAAAAGTGTACAAGTTGGCTTCTAATGCAACGGTTGCAGGAAAAGCTCATCCTCTTGCTACAGGAACGACAAGCCATTTCGCTGATGTAGCGAAAGGTGACCATGTAAAGCTTAGCTTGAATGTAGACGGAGAGGTTACAGCTATTGAATTCATGAAGTTAAGCGCAACAGGCGAAATTGCAGTAAATACAGCGGCTAACAAGATCACATTTGGAGGCAAAGAATATTCTATCTTCGCTGATACCCAATTACTAGTAAATGAAAAAGCCGTAACTGAACTTAATAAGCTTTCTAGCGGAAGTGATGCCGTTCTTACATTTGATTCTAAGGGGAATCTTGTAAAGATAGAGCAAGGTACTGTTGAAGTTGATGCTGAATTTGTAACTCTAACTACTGCTTTTGCAGAAGGAACACCGGCTACTGTAACTATCGATGGTAATGTGTATCGTGTGGTAGATACGGCAACTGTAAAGCTAGATCAACAAGTGATAGCTGCCAATCGTATTGCAGCGGATCAACTAAATGATACCAAGATCTCGAGCTTAAAAGTAAGCGTAGGAACTCAGGATGTTGTTGAACTTGTAGTAGAGAGTCAGAGTATTAAAGGTTTCGTTACAGAAAAGAGCAATACGAGTGTAACCGTAAACGGTAAAGTTTATGAATTATCAACAGGTGTAACGGTAGATGAAGATGCCGCTACGAATGATAAAGAATATACACTTTCTCTTACGAAAGATGGTAAGGTAAAAGCTATTATAGGTGCAGTGAAGACCGTAAGTGGTGCGGTTGATTCTGTGACTGTGGCAAGAGAGAATGGAAATGTAACTACGGCTTCCATTATTATTGGTGGAACAAC encodes:
- a CDS encoding S-layer homology domain-containing protein, translated to MLNVLSSKTLKSWVTKSLVLGLLAVPGFASASNALPLSDIASNPNKDAILKLNYAGVVKGYTDGTFKPNKEVSRAEFATMAVLALGYTEEQVKMFEGPTKFKDLPDNHWANGFINLAVSKGIIKGYPDGTFQPNNTVKVAEALTVFVNGLDIEVPASTTGLWYHPFLLEANKVGMYDSTEVPTASANREVIAKFASKFMETPVYANGAYYDKDGNNDGTNKKLAVIKGVVSSFNVQSKEMKLVGQENTFVFADNVQVYGTVVEGAEVEYLTKEGKVSFVIVKTSQANIVEGIIKSGLDFTTAVGDEDKFQASVNGEDMVLVVENGVSVTNAHIGQKFIAVKDKEGKVTSISFAANEAVGLVEKISVVTGTNAKKEITLNEKVYKLASNATVAGKAHPLATGTTSHFADVAKGDHVKLSLNVDGEVTAIEFMKLSATGEIAVNTAANKITFGGKEYSIFADTQLLVNEKAVTELNKLSSGSDAVLTFDSKGNLVKIEQGTVEVDAEFVTLTTAFAEGTPATVTIDGNVYRVVDTATVKLDQQVIAANRIAADQLNDTKISSLKVSVGTQDVVELVVESQSIKGFVTEKSNTSVTVNGKVYELSTGVTVDEDAATNDKEYTLSLTKDGKVKAIIGAVKTVSGAVDSVTVARENGNVTTASIIIGGTTYVGLNAEAVEGISQFEYVTLTLKRDGKVASSSAVGEKAQDNVAFMGLETRVNGEQYVFYNNVSTSYKLTKDFVVKSHDGSAMSATDIRTTDKVELWKNADNEVYLIVVEKR